In Musa acuminata AAA Group cultivar baxijiao chromosome BXJ3-11, Cavendish_Baxijiao_AAA, whole genome shotgun sequence, one DNA window encodes the following:
- the LOC103971497 gene encoding nuclear matrix constituent protein 1 — translation MFTPQRKGWSPSPRYGDGVDNRMKTPAVNTRTGSGVAFLKGKGKSAVEALPPPPPLQALLGENGSIGVVDQGDAEVWRSFREAGLLDESSLQRKDRDALVQRISELEKELHEYQYNMGLLLIEKKDWASKYEEIRQALAEVDETLKKEKSACLASISEFAKREENLQKALGVEQQCVSDLEKALREMRSELAEVKFTSDKKLDDAHALEIGLEEKYLEVEQKLHAADAKLAEASRKSSDVDRKLEDVEAREHKLQKEYLLFDSGRKLHEKDITEQREHLRDWEQKLQDSQKRLVETQRYLNEREDRTNEADRVLKKKEADAEEARKMIEATKKSLKTKEEEITKRLGSLAAKEKEVDVKVESLENKEKDLISREEKLNARERVEIQKLLDDHNLLISSKKEEFELDLEKRRKSLSKEIECKIREVEKKRREIDSMEEQITKREQALQMNLQKLMDKEKDVDLKSNDLKKWEESVQNDEKKLEKERQQLASDSEEFLKSKSDLESLKAAIESRKEQIMKEEENLRLTKGEREEHLLLQSNLKQESEDCRILKESLLRDTEDLQQQREKFEEEWEVLDEKRLALEAERKKFNDEREKFEKWRHDEEERLNNEALVARANFERELEELNQKTEAFGEIMEHERLEALEVLKRERADMARELELCKHELEMDMQKRQEDTEKKLLDKENDFQRKRDLDFNQMKSLSSSNDLKIQKLKMEEDRLEREKEDLSSYRKRLEIDRLEIQKDIDALRMLSRNLKEQREEFMKEKERFLAQAEQKTCKNCGLLVGVLDTFCIQDAGDVQLPNLGFEEHLNDTNAETTNAKVSPAASGGRMSWLQKCSRLFNLSPGKKVLDSSQRPLDNSNLYSSLDREAFDGEASHKPAASYGVVDSSDSQRAQSVTGIGDNVESKRLCGVVEEPEPSFEVANNSIHIMRTQTQMDNGVRDVVDQLAMPSVSLNDREKYAPAGSDNLRVSLKQRQSQPGRRGRPKAVKRTHTIKAVVKDAKAILEQSSDEKNHGPHNGEAKDPVNAPENIQGDLVHSTRTVRSAGRKRRVAQTSGVTNSDPDAEDSEAHSESISLGGHRKRRQILASAVPVEKRYNFRRSTIAATTTAAQTMSDQTKGFKAGYDRQLTGNEILEEIGGEGSSRPAVEPVSDVVNSIIASNMLQKTAAVGIAEVREISSQKIVQAESNDDTVKSVEVSYQSGEDGHILDDAATGSRPASPSDDEDEDEEECEQQNASVGRKLWTFFTT, via the exons ATGTTTACGCCGCAGAGAAAAGGGTGGTCGCCTTCGCCAAGGTATGGCGATGGGGTCGACAATAGGATGAAGACCCCTGCGGTGAACACTAGGACTGGCAGTGGAGTAGCCTTCTTGAAGGGCAAGGGGAAGAGCGCGGTGGAGGCGCTGCCTCCGCCACCTCCACTGCAGGCTTTACTTGGAGAGAATGGCAGCATTGGGGTTGTGGATCAAGGCGATGCGGAGGTATGGCGGAGTTTCAGAGAGGCTGGACTGCTGGATGAGTCCAGCCTGCAGAGGAAGGACAGGGACGCTCTCGTTCAGAGGATTTCAGAACTGGAGAAGGAG CTTCACGAATATCAATACAACATGGGTCTTCTTTTGATTGAGAAGAAGGACTGGGCTTCGAAGTATGAAGAAATTCGTCAAGCACTTGCAGAAGTAGATGAAACTCTAAAAAAGGAAAAATCAGCATGCTTGGCTTCCATTTCTGAATTTGCAAAACGAGAAGAGAATTTGCAGAAGGCCTTGGGAGTTGAACAACAGTGTGTCTCAGAT CTCGAAAAGGCTTTGCGTGAGATGCGTTCTGAACTTGCAGAAGTCAAGTTTACATCTGATAAGAAGTTAGATGATGCCCATGCCCTAGAAATCGGATTAGAAGAAAAATATTTGGAAGTTGAACAAAAGTTGCATGCCGCAGATGCCAAGCTAGCAGAAGCAAGTCGTAAAAGTTCTGATGTTGACAGAAAATTGGAGGATGTGGAAGCTCGTGAACATAAACTTCAAAAAGAGTATCTCTTATTTGATTCTGG ACGGAAGTTACATGAAAAGGACATTACTGAACAAAGAGAACACCTGCGTGACTGGGAACAAAAGCTTCAAGATAGTCAGAAGAGGCTTGTTGAGACGCAGAGGTATCTTAACGAAAGAGAGGATCGAACTAATGAGGCAGATAGGGTTCTTAAGAAGAAAGAAGCAGATGCTGAAGAGGCTCGGAAGATGATTGAAGCCACCAAAAAGTCTTTGaagacaaaagaagaagaaattacaAAAAGACTTGGTTCTTTAGCTGCCAAAGAAAAG GAAGTAGATGTTAAGGTTGAAAGCCTGGAGAATAAGGAAAAAGACTTGATttcaagagaagaaaaacttaatgCTAGAGAAAGA GTTGAGATTCAAAAGCTTCTTGATGATCACAATTTGTTAATAagctccaagaaagaggagttcgAGTTAGATTTAGAGAAAAGGAGAAAATCTTTGAGTAAGGAGATAGAATGTAAAATACGTGaagtggagaagaagagaagggaaattgACAGTATGGAGGAGCAAATCACAAAAAGAGAACAGGCTTTACAAATGAACTTGCAAAAATTGATGGATAAGGAGAAAGACGTCGATTTAAAATCAAATGATTTGAAGAAGTGGGAGGAATCTGTCCAAAatgatgaaaagaaattggagaaAGAAAGGCAACAACTGGCTAGTGATAGTGAGGAGTTTCTGAAGTCTAAATCTGATCTTGAGAGCTTAAAGGCTGCAATCGAATCAAGGAAAGAACAAATTATGAAGGAAGAAGAAAATCTTAGGCTGACCAAGGGAGAGAGGGAAGAACATCTACTGCTGCAGTCCAATTTAAAGCAAGAAAGTGAGGATTGCAGGATATTGAAGGAATCACTTCTTCGAGATACCGAGGATCTACAACAGCAAAGGGAGAAGTTTGAAGAAGAATGGGAAGTGCTAGATGAGAAAAGGTTAGCATTAGAAGCAGAGAGAAAGAAATTTAATGATGAAAGAGAGAAGTTTGAAAAATGGCGacatgatgaagaagaaaggCTGAACAATGAGGCTCTGGTAGCAAGAGCTAATTTTGAGAGGGAATTGGAGGAACTAAATCAGAAGACAGAAGCCTTTGGGGAAATAATGGAGCATGAGAGGTTGGAGGCCCTTGAGGTGCTCAAGCGGGAACGAGCTGATATGGCTCGAGAACTCGAGCTTTGCAAGCATGAGCTTGAGATGGATATGCAGAAAAGACAGGAGGATACGGAGAAGAAATTGCTTGATAAAGAGAATGATTTTCAGAGAAAAAGGGATTTGGATTTTAACCAAATGAAATCTTTGAGCAGTTCAAATGATTTAAAGATTCAGAAGCTAAAAATGGAAGAAGATCGattagaaagagaaaaagaagatctCTCTTCGTACAGAAAAAGGCTGGAAATTGACCGTCTTGAGATTCAGAAGGACATTGATGCTCTTCGGATGCTTAGCAGGAATCTTAAAGAACAAAGGGAGGAATTTATGAAGGAGAAAGAACGCTTTTTGGCTCAGGCTGAGCAGAAGACATGCAAAAACTGTGGGCTTTTAGTTGGTGTTTTGGACACTTTCTGCATCCAAGATGCAGGAGATGTTCAACTACCAAACCTGGGTTTTGAAGAGCATCTGAATGACACAAATGCTGAGACTACTAATGCTAAGGTTTCTCCTGCAGCTTCTGGTGGCCGCATGTCATGGCTGCAAAAATGTTCAAGACTTTTTAACCTTTCTCCTGGGAAAAAGGTTTTGGATTCTTCTCAGCGTCCACTGGACAATTCTAATCTTTATTCAAGTCTCGACAGAGAAGCTTTTGATGGTGAAGCCAGCCATAAACCTGCAGCATCCTATGGTGTTGTTGATTCTTCTGACAGCCAGAGGGCCCAATCTGTTACTGGGATAGGAGACAATGTAGAATCTAAAAGGCTATGTGGAGTTGTAGAGGAGCCAGAACCTTCTTTTGAAGTAGCAAATAATTCTATTCATATTATGAGGACCCAGACCCAGATGGATAATGGTGTCAGGGATGTAGTAGACCAGCTGGCTATGCCCTCTGTTTCTCTAAATGATAGAGAAAAATATGCACCTGCTGGAAGTGACAACCTACGCGTGTCTTTAAAACAAAGACAATCTCAACCTGGCAGGAGAGGAAGGCCAAAAGCTGTAAAGAGAACACACACCATTAAGGCAGTTGTTAAAGATGCAAAAGCTATCCTTGAGCAGAGTTCTGATGAGAAGAATCATGGACCACATAATGGGGAAGCAAAAGATCCTGTAAATGCCCCAGAGAATATCCAAGGAGATTTAGTCCATTCTACTAGGACGGTGAGAAGTGCAGGGCGGAAGCGGCGTGTTGCTCAGACATCTGGAGTGACAAATAGTGATCCGGATGCTGAGGATAGTGAGGCACACTCTGAGAGCATTTCACTTGGAGGACACCGCAAAAGGAGGCAGATATTGGCTTCTGCAGTTCCTGTAGAGAAGCGCTACAATTTCAGACGGTCAACAAT TGCAGCTACCACTACTGCAGCTCAAACAATGTCTGATCAGACTAAAGGATTTAAGGCTGGCTATGATCGACAATTAACTGGAAATGAGATACTGGAGGAAATTGGTGGTGAAGGATCCTCTAGACCTGCGGTTGAACCTGTGTCAGATGTTGTTAATAGCATAATAGCATCAAATATGCTGCAAAAGACAGCTGCGGTAGGTATCGCAGAAGTACGTGAGATATCCTCCCAGAAGATTGTTCAA GCAGAGAGTAATGATGATACTGTGAAATCAGTTGAAGTCAGCTATCAGAGTGGAGAAGATGGGCATATTCTGGATGATGCAGCCACTGGAAGCAGACCAGCATCTCCTTCAGatgatgaggatgaggatgaggaggaATGCGAGCAACAGAATGCTTCAGTGGGGAGGAAGCTCTGGACATTCTTCACAACGTGA